The nucleotide window AAAGAGAAGAAGAGGGTAGCAGTCTTTCCAGATGCTACAATTCAGAAACCGTTTTGATTAAAATTTTTTTCAATTCTATCGTTGCTCATAACTGAAGCGTTACGATAGTGTTAAAAACTGCTCAACTTTTTTCCTTTATGCGATCAACAGAGATAACTCCAGAGAAGGATGGAGAGCAGGTAACCGTAGCGGGCTGGGTTCACGAAGTCAGGGATCTTGGAGGCTTGGTTTTTATAGTTCTCAGAGATCGAGAAGGATTTATACAGATCACATTGCCAAAAAAAGCGGTTGAGCGAGAAGTATTTAATAGAGCGAGAAAGATCAGCAGAGAAAGTGTGGTAAGGATTGAAGGAGTCGTCAAGAAAGAAGAAAAGGCTCCAAATGGTTTTGAAATAATTCCAAAAAATCTTGAGGTTCTAAACGAGAGCTTAACTCCTTTACCTCTGGAAGTAACAGAAAAAGTTCCAGCAGAGCTGGATACAAGGCTTGACAATAGATTCATGGACTTGAGAAGACCCAAAGTTCATGCAATCTTCAGAATAAAAAGCCAGATCGTTCGGAGCATAAGAGAATTTCTCTATGAAGAGGGTTTTATAGAAGTTCAAACCCCTAAGATAGTTTCCACAGCAACTGAAGGTGGAACAGAGCTATTTCCTATAAGCTATTTCGAAAAAGAGGCTTTTCTGAATCAGAGCCCGCAGTTATACAAGCAAATTTTGATGTCCGCTGGCTTTGAAAAAGTGCTTGAAATTGGGCCGATCTTCAGGGCTGAGGAACACAACACAACCAGGCATCTAAACGAAGCGACTTCAGTTGATATTGAAATGAGCTTTACCGATCACGAAGGAGTTATGAGGATCCTTGAAAGACTAATAGCTAAGGTCTACATTGATGTTATCGAGAAATGCGAAAAATTCCTTAAAATTCTCGAAGTAAAGCTTGAGGTTCCTGAAATTCCTTTTCCGCGAATCACTTATAGTTCAGCACTCGAAATCGTTAGCAAAGTTCAGGAAATCCCGTGGGGCGAGGATCTTGATTTGCAGGCCTTGAAAACGATTGGAGCGGAGATAGGTGGGTTTTACTTCATAACCGAATGGCCAACCAAAATAAAGCCATTCTACGTTATGCCCCTCGAAGATGCAAGGATTAGCAAGAGCTTCGACCTTATGTATGGCTACATAGAGCTTGCAAGTGGAGCGCAGAGAGAGCATAGGTATGAAAAGCTTTTAGAAGCGATAAAAGCCAAGGGCCTACATCCTGAAAACTTTGAATTCTATTTAAAAGCCTTCCGCTACGGAATGCCACCGCATGCTGGTTGGGGACTTGGACTCGAAAGACTTACAATGGCCATGCTGAACTTAAACAACATTAGGGAAGCGATGCTATTCCCGAGAGATCGAACAAGGCTTTCTCCATAGAAGTGGAGTGGCAAAATTTTCATTTACTTTTAATAAAAGATTTTATAATTCATCGTTTAATTTAAATGCAGCCTAAATCTACCGCATTTTGAATGAAAATCCGACAAGAATTAAGCCCGTTGCGTGAGCCAAGTAGCAGTATGGGCAGAAGTAGCCGATTAGAACTGAGTAACCAAAAAGACAGGCAACGCCGAGAACTCCAGCGATCTGCCAGAGTTTCAGCAAAATTTTTTGATTTTTAACATAAAACAATAAGATCCCAATCAAAAACCAGATTAGCCCAAGCAACGGCAAAATAAAGCTTGGAAATGGCATATCTGGCGGTAAACAAGAGTTGACTGGACAATAGGGCAGTGTGTAAAGTATGTAATGCTCATAAAGCAAATAGGCTGAATCGATAATCCCGATTGCGAATAAAGGAATTGAGATTAGTTTCAAATTCATAGCGAGATTACTTGCTACGATATTTAAGATTTATGAATTCTTCAACGTTTTTCCTCACCGCAGAATAATCGTAACTGCAAACGACCGC belongs to Archaeoglobaceae archaeon and includes:
- the aspS gene encoding aspartate--tRNA(Asn) ligase — protein: MRSTEITPEKDGEQVTVAGWVHEVRDLGGLVFIVLRDREGFIQITLPKKAVEREVFNRARKISRESVVRIEGVVKKEEKAPNGFEIIPKNLEVLNESLTPLPLEVTEKVPAELDTRLDNRFMDLRRPKVHAIFRIKSQIVRSIREFLYEEGFIEVQTPKIVSTATEGGTELFPISYFEKEAFLNQSPQLYKQILMSAGFEKVLEIGPIFRAEEHNTTRHLNEATSVDIEMSFTDHEGVMRILERLIAKVYIDVIEKCEKFLKILEVKLEVPEIPFPRITYSSALEIVSKVQEIPWGEDLDLQALKTIGAEIGGFYFITEWPTKIKPFYVMPLEDARISKSFDLMYGYIELASGAQREHRYEKLLEAIKAKGLHPENFEFYLKAFRYGMPPHAGWGLGLERLTMAMLNLNNIREAMLFPRDRTRLSP